In the Armatimonas rosea genome, TCTAGGGCTGTGCTACTTGATTGTCTTTGTGGCGGCGCTCTTTGGGGACCTGATGGGGGGCCTGAGCATGGGCGCTCTGGCGGGGCTGATCACGGTGGGGCTGGGGCTCATGGCACCCGCGCCCGACCAGTGGAAGGTGATCCGCGATACCGCGCCCTACTTTGTGATTGTCGGGGGCTTCACGGGCTACCTGGTCGCCCAGATGAAGACCTGGTTCACCCGCTACCAGACCAGCTTTGCCCGCGAGCTGGAGCAGCGTCGGACCGAGGAGGCGCACCAGCGGGAGCGCGAGCTGGCGCGGGAGATCCAGCGCTCGGCGATGCCCACCCTCGCCCCGGAGTTCCCTGGGCTCACCCTCACCCTCCATAGTGAGCCGTCGCTTGAGGTGGGCGGCGATCTCTCGGTCTTTATCCCCGACCTGGCACGTGGGCGGCTGGGGCTGGCGATTGGGGATGTGGCGGGCAAGGGGATGGCGGCGGCACTCGTGGCGACCAGTATCGGCTACCTGCTTCCCTACTTAGACCCGCACCGAAGCCCCCACCAAGCGCTGGTACGGCTCAACAAGGACCTCTGTGAGCGCCTGCCGGACACGTCGTTTGCGACCCTGCTCTACGCCGAGCTGGAGCCTGCCGTGGGACGGCTGCGGCTCTGGAACGCGGGGCACCCGCCGGCCTTGGTCTGGCGGGCGCGCGACGGTCACATCGAGACGGCGGCCTGTGGGCAGGCCCCCCCCTTAGGGCTCTTTGCGGTCTGGCACGCGCCCGAGCAAGAGCTCACCCTTGCTCCCGGCGACTTGGTGGTGTTGCACTCCGATGGCATCACCGAGGCACGTGGCATGGACGAAGCTCAGCTCTTGGGGCTAATCCGGGAGCACGCTCCCCACGGCCCGCGTGCGCTGGTCGAGGCGATCCTGGCACGCGTCCAGCCTGTGGGCACCGATCCCCTCGATGACCTCACTCTGATTGTCTGCCAGCGGGACCGCGCGTTCTAGGCCCCGCCGGGGTTTCCGGGCCAGCGGACACCCGCCGCACGGAACGCGCCGGTCTCCGGGCAGAGAATGCTCATGCCACCGTCCACGGGGACAGTCGCGCCGGTGATAAAGTTGGCGGCATCGGAGGCGAGAAAGAGCGCCACGGCGGCGATCTCCTCCGGGTGC is a window encoding:
- a CDS encoding PP2C family protein-serine/threonine phosphatase, which translates into the protein MNLLDTDEFPLLLKRGRWALALTETGISLFLAVWYRDRPTAAWVAMILLVAYNAVVLLQLSRLNSKRIRIRLLVILDLLFLGNAAFYTGGATSPYLGLCYLIVFVAALFGDLMGGLSMGALAGLITVGLGLMAPAPDQWKVIRDTAPYFVIVGGFTGYLVAQMKTWFTRYQTSFARELEQRRTEEAHQRERELAREIQRSAMPTLAPEFPGLTLTLHSEPSLEVGGDLSVFIPDLARGRLGLAIGDVAGKGMAAALVATSIGYLLPYLDPHRSPHQALVRLNKDLCERLPDTSFATLLYAELEPAVGRLRLWNAGHPPALVWRARDGHIETAACGQAPPLGLFAVWHAPEQELTLAPGDLVVLHSDGITEARGMDEAQLLGLIREHAPHGPRALVEAILARVQPVGTDPLDDLTLIVCQRDRAF